One stretch of Pelmatolapia mariae isolate MD_Pm_ZW linkage group LG3_W, Pm_UMD_F_2, whole genome shotgun sequence DNA includes these proteins:
- the LOC135932470 gene encoding uncharacterized protein LOC135932470, whose amino-acid sequence MAWIAAIRRPNITFENTPPHMLVCSKHFHNGKPAYEMLECDPDWAPSLKLGHTEVKASTTARFDRLKQRSKSKQPRKGPRSSGAETAHAGEIHPAPVTTETTAESQPQQINPKHEDEDLQECKMCSQRLQEIAHLQEENLVLKKELSKKKLDMEFLKDENSKVKFYTGLPSFALLMGVLQQISPSLPDTDRKISQFQMLLLTLMRLRLNLPIAHIAHLFDISRTTSSTVFNITVNVLYAHLSPLVHWPGRHCIQASMPHQYVEMFGDRVTVIIDCFELFIERAQNLRAMAETYSTYKSRHTMKYLIGITPQGTISFISKGWGGRTSDKRIAETSGFLQKLSPGDIVLADRGFDIRESVALMGATLKIPAFTRGRSQLQAKDVEDTRKLAHVRIHVERVIGCLRSKYTILNDTIRLGFVVPCEGENMTLLDKVVAVSCALTNMCPSVVVKQASDE is encoded by the exons atggcctggattgccgcTATCAGAAGACCTAATATAACGTTCGAAAACACTCcacctcacatgttagtctgctccaagcatttccacaacg GCAAACCAGCCTACGaaatgctggaatgcgatccagactgggcaccctctCTCAAACTGGGCCACACAGAAGTTAAAGCTTCTACCACTGCTAGATTTGATCGGTTAAAACAGAGATCGaaatcaaaacagccacgaaaaGGCCCGCGTTCCTCTGGGGCAGAGACAGCTCATGCAGGTGAAATCCATCCAG CACCAGTCACTACGGAAACTACAGCTGAGAGCCAACCACAGCAGATAAATCCAAAGCACGAGGATGAAGATCTGCAGGAGTGTAAAATGTGTTCTCAAAGGTTACAAGAAATAGCACACCTTCAAGAAGAAAACctagtgttaaaaaaagaactgtcCAAAAAGAAATTAGACATGGAATTCTTGAAAGACGAGAACTCTAAAGTTAAATTCTACACAGGGCTGCCTTCTTTTGCTTTACTAATGGGGGTGCTACAACAAATCAGCCCGAGCTTGCCAGACACTGACAGGAAAATTTCCCAGTTTCAGATGCTCTTGCTAACTCTCATGCGTTTAAGACTCAACCTTCCGATTGCACATATTGCACACCTCTTTGATATTAGCCGGACAACCTCTTCCACTGTGTTTAACATTACTGTAAATGTGTTGTACGCTCACCTGAGTCCATTGGTGCACTGGCCTGGAAGACATTGCATACAGGCCAGTATGCCACACCAGTATGTAGAGATGTTTGGTGACCGGGTGACAGTTATTATTGACTGTTTTGAACTGTTCATAGAGAGGGCACAAAATTTACGTGCCATGGCGGAGACATATTCAACATACAAAAGTAGACACACAATGAAATATCTCATTGGGATCACACCACAGGGGACCATCTCTTTCATTTCTAAAGGATGGGGAGGGCGTACAAGTGATAAACGAATAGCGGAAACTTCTGGCTTTTTACAGAAGCTTTCACCCGGGGACATAGTGCTCGCAGACCGGGGTTTTGATATCAGGGAAAGTGTTGCCTTAATGGGTGCCACTTTAAAAATTCCAGCATTTACACGGGGTCGCAGTCAGCTACAAGCAAAAGATGTGGAGGACACACGAAAACTGGCACATGTCAGGATCCATGTTGAACGTGTTATAGGCTGTCTACGGTCCAAGTACACTATCCTAAACGACACCATCCGTCTAGGTTTTGTGGTGCCATGCGAAGGTGAGAACATGACTTTGCTGGATAAGGTAGTTGCTGTATCATGTGCGCTCACAAACATGTGCCCAAGTGTTGTTGTAAAGCAAgcaagtgatgaataa